From Archaeoglobus neptunius, one genomic window encodes:
- a CDS encoding PP2C family serine/threonine-protein phosphatase: protein MKVTTFTFTFTGYLHAKNGEPCQDFCTHRSMDCCTAIALADGAGSANLSHIGAKISATTFVGYFVANPERIFESKDHFVERLKKNLENNARKRDISVSALSSTLVGAVNYRDSLFLLHIGDGKAILLSDEGAEILSKGVKGEFSNETYFTTSRDPQIKVVRTELSPPFSVVLMSDGASTLFFDDKEDVPAPILHRVISMMGRHTTVEIRSKLRRAIKSLPPHRRYDDVSLAILKRWR from the coding sequence ATGAAGGTCACGACATTCACATTCACATTTACGGGATACCTCCACGCAAAGAACGGAGAGCCGTGTCAGGATTTCTGCACACACAGGTCTATGGACTGCTGCACGGCGATAGCGCTTGCGGACGGAGCGGGAAGTGCAAACCTGTCTCACATAGGGGCCAAAATATCAGCCACGACCTTCGTCGGGTACTTCGTGGCCAACCCGGAGAGGATTTTTGAAAGCAAGGACCACTTCGTCGAGAGGCTCAAGAAAAATCTGGAGAACAACGCAAGAAAGAGAGACATCAGCGTCTCAGCTCTCTCGTCGACTCTCGTAGGAGCGGTCAATTACCGCGACAGCCTTTTCCTGCTACACATAGGAGACGGTAAGGCAATCCTTTTAAGTGACGAGGGAGCGGAAATACTATCGAAAGGCGTGAAAGGGGAGTTCTCCAACGAGACGTACTTCACCACGTCAAGAGACCCCCAGATAAAAGTCGTCAGAACTGAACTAAGTCCACCGTTCTCCGTCGTCCTCATGAGCGATGGAGCGAGCACGCTCTTTTTCGACGATAAAGAGGATGTCCCTGCCCCCATACTACACCGCGTAATCTCGATGATGGGCAGACACACGACGGTAGAAATCAGGAGCAAACTCAGGAGGGCAATAAAATCTCTACCCCCACACAGGAGGTACGACGATGTATCTCTCGCCATCCTAAAGAGATGGAGGTAA